In Paenibacillus kyungheensis, the following are encoded in one genomic region:
- a CDS encoding ABC transporter ATP-binding protein — translation MTEAVANKSTKVEPVAGKKRRAKDWKGTLGRIWYYLAERKLKLMLVLFMVLLTSALTLLGPYLIGIAIDDFLARDAGQMWVWFLVGLAVVYILNSVTSWLQNIWMIEIAQETVYRMRVDLFSHLHQLPIPFFGKRQQGELMSRVTNDIENVSSTLNSSAIQIFSSVLTLIGTLVVMLWLSPLLTLITFLVVPLMAFGMRWITRRTGPLYRERQKNLGDLNGYIEETLSGEKIIKAFAQEQRVIGEFGERNDRIRLSGFWAQTISGFIPKLMNGLNNLSFGLIAGVGGILAIKGMITVGVIVIFVEYARQFTRPLNDLANQWNTLLSAIAGAERVFEILDESVEAEDEQQAVQVDHIEGAVVFDDVSFAYDTSEGGDTLQHISFTAQPGEMIALVGPTGAGKTTLIQLISRFYDADQGKITIDGRDIQSIKRESLRSHTAFVLQDSFLFEGTVMDNIRYGRLNATDEEVQDAAILANAHSFIERLPEGYNHRLNRDGGGISQGQRQLINIARALLADPSILVLDEATSSIDTVTEIKIQEGLQRLMEGRTSFVIAHRLNTIRAADQILVLRDGQILEKGSHDQLLDTGGFYSDLFYSQLHSSDALQA, via the coding sequence ATGACGGAAGCAGTAGCAAACAAATCGACAAAAGTCGAACCTGTAGCTGGTAAAAAGCGTCGTGCAAAAGACTGGAAAGGAACGCTAGGAAGAATCTGGTACTACCTTGCTGAACGCAAACTGAAGTTAATGCTAGTACTCTTTATGGTGTTACTCACGTCAGCGCTCACGTTGCTCGGCCCTTATCTGATCGGGATAGCGATAGATGATTTTCTTGCTAGGGATGCAGGGCAGATGTGGGTCTGGTTCCTTGTTGGCTTAGCTGTCGTATATATTCTCAATTCGGTTACGTCGTGGCTACAAAATATATGGATGATTGAGATTGCGCAAGAAACAGTCTACCGGATGCGAGTCGATTTATTTTCCCATTTGCACCAATTACCTATTCCTTTTTTCGGCAAAAGACAGCAAGGGGAATTGATGAGTCGGGTGACCAATGATATCGAAAATGTCAGTTCTACACTTAATAGTTCAGCCATCCAAATTTTCTCCAGTGTATTGACGTTGATTGGTACATTGGTCGTAATGTTGTGGCTGAGCCCACTGTTGACGTTGATTACATTTCTCGTAGTGCCGTTGATGGCATTCGGTATGCGCTGGATTACAAGGCGTACAGGACCGTTATATCGTGAACGTCAGAAAAATTTGGGTGATCTGAACGGATATATCGAAGAGACGTTGTCTGGTGAAAAGATTATCAAAGCGTTTGCTCAAGAACAACGAGTGATCGGTGAATTTGGAGAGCGTAATGATCGCATCCGTTTATCTGGATTTTGGGCGCAGACGATCTCCGGGTTTATTCCTAAGCTTATGAATGGATTGAATAATTTGAGCTTTGGTCTGATTGCAGGAGTAGGCGGTATATTGGCGATCAAAGGCATGATTACAGTAGGTGTGATCGTTATTTTCGTCGAGTATGCACGTCAATTTACCCGCCCGTTAAATGATCTTGCCAATCAGTGGAATACATTGCTATCAGCGATAGCTGGGGCAGAGCGTGTATTTGAAATTTTGGATGAATCGGTAGAAGCAGAAGATGAACAACAAGCTGTTCAGGTGGATCATATCGAAGGTGCTGTCGTTTTTGATGATGTATCGTTTGCTTATGATACCAGTGAGGGTGGCGATACATTACAGCATATTTCATTTACAGCACAACCGGGTGAAATGATAGCTCTTGTAGGGCCTACCGGAGCAGGCAAAACGACATTAATTCAATTGATTTCTCGCTTTTATGATGCCGATCAAGGCAAGATTACGATTGATGGACGGGATATCCAAAGTATTAAGCGAGAAAGCTTGCGGTCACATACAGCATTTGTATTGCAAGATTCATTTTTATTTGAAGGTACAGTGATGGATAATATCCGCTATGGTCGACTGAATGCGACAGATGAAGAAGTGCAAGATGCCGCAATCCTAGCCAATGCGCACTCGTTTATCGAACGATTGCCTGAAGGATATAACCATCGTCTCAATCGAGATGGTGGTGGAATCAGTCAAGGGCAACGACAACTCATCAATATCGCACGTGCGTTGTTAGCTGATCCTTCGATTCTGGTATTGGATGAAGCGACCAGCAGTATTGATACGGTCACCGAGATCAAAATTCAAGAAGGATTACAGCGCTTAATGGAAGGCAGAACAAGCTTTG
- a CDS encoding ABC transporter ATP-binding protein — protein sequence MTVLFSFLKKYRVAAFLALGMMLVELALELLQPFLISKIIDDGVTQKDISTVLLWGGILTGGTIIAFFAGIFGSFYAAHASQGLGYDLREAVYNKVQSFSYALFNRFSSSSLITRLTNDITQLQDMVFMGLRFMLRMPLLVVGSSVMALLVNVKLGLLLVVGIPILLFFVIVIMRKASGLFQQVQRRLDTVNSVMQENLTGMRLIRVFVRKNHERQRFEERSNNLMKGTVSALRLTETTMPFILLITNASIIAVLWYGHLDIIVGQASVGEVVAIINYAMRTMGALSAFSMIVASFSRAKASAERIQEVMFTVEDERPQGNQDQYVAGSASSVSALQKSDPSHIGVAFRQVSFHYPGTEAEVLQNIDFIARAGVTTAIMGSTGSGKSSLVQLILRLYDSDHGEIDVLGRRIQELDDNQLRGLIGYVPQEIVLFTGSIRENISWGYEHATLEEIQEAARIAQIHDTIIKLPHGYDTLLGQRGVNLSGGQKQRISIARALVRRPSILLLDDSTSALDVRTESLLLDALRELSCTTLLITQKISSTIRADQVLLLSDGQLIAQGDHDHLLETSELYQQIYASQFGKEEREHVESTN from the coding sequence ATGACAGTACTTTTTTCGTTTTTGAAAAAATATCGGGTTGCAGCATTTTTGGCGCTGGGTATGATGTTAGTCGAATTGGCGCTTGAATTGTTACAGCCTTTTTTGATCTCTAAAATTATTGATGATGGTGTAACGCAAAAAGATATTTCGACGGTATTGTTATGGGGCGGTATTCTTACAGGTGGTACGATTATTGCTTTTTTTGCAGGTATATTCGGGTCATTTTATGCCGCTCATGCCAGTCAAGGGTTAGGTTATGATCTACGGGAAGCGGTCTATAACAAAGTACAATCGTTCTCGTATGCATTATTTAATCGCTTTTCTTCTTCCTCTTTGATCACGCGTTTGACCAATGATATTACCCAGTTGCAAGATATGGTGTTTATGGGATTGCGATTTATGCTACGGATGCCGTTGTTGGTTGTCGGTAGCAGTGTAATGGCTTTACTTGTTAATGTGAAATTAGGATTGTTATTAGTGGTCGGGATTCCGATTCTTTTATTTTTTGTTATTGTGATTATGCGCAAGGCATCAGGATTGTTCCAACAAGTACAGCGTCGTCTGGATACGGTTAATAGTGTGATGCAAGAAAATCTTACAGGCATGCGCTTGATTCGAGTATTTGTTCGCAAAAATCATGAACGTCAGCGGTTTGAAGAGCGCAGTAACAATTTGATGAAAGGCACCGTGTCGGCATTACGCTTAACGGAAACAACGATGCCTTTTATTTTATTGATTACCAATGCCAGTATTATTGCGGTTCTCTGGTATGGACACTTGGATATTATCGTGGGTCAAGCTTCGGTCGGTGAAGTGGTAGCGATTATCAACTATGCGATGCGTACGATGGGTGCTTTATCTGCCTTTTCAATGATTGTAGCTTCTTTCTCTCGTGCCAAAGCATCAGCAGAACGGATTCAAGAAGTGATGTTTACCGTTGAAGATGAACGTCCACAAGGCAATCAAGATCAATATGTTGCAGGTTCTGCTTCATCTGTAAGCGCATTACAAAAGTCTGATCCTTCTCACATTGGTGTAGCTTTCCGTCAGGTGAGTTTTCATTATCCTGGTACAGAAGCAGAAGTGCTCCAAAATATTGATTTTATAGCTCGTGCTGGTGTAACTACAGCGATTATGGGTTCTACCGGTTCAGGCAAGTCGTCGCTCGTTCAATTGATTTTGCGATTATACGATAGTGATCATGGAGAAATTGATGTATTAGGTAGACGTATTCAAGAGTTAGATGATAATCAATTGCGTGGATTAATTGGATATGTACCTCAAGAAATTGTGTTATTTACCGGCAGTATTCGTGAAAATATATCATGGGGTTACGAGCATGCCACACTTGAAGAGATTCAAGAAGCGGCTCGTATTGCACAGATTCATGACACCATTATCAAGTTGCCCCATGGATATGATACATTGCTTGGTCAGCGTGGAGTCAATTTGTCAGGTGGACAGAAGCAACGGATCTCTATCGCAAGAGCATTGGTACGTCGTCCATCGATTTTACTTTTAGATGATAGCACCAGTGCATTGGATGTACGCACAGAATCGTTATTGCTTGATGCTCTACGTGAATTATCATGTACGACATTATTGATTACACAAAAGATCAGTTCAACGATTCGAGCAGATCAAGTGTTATTGCTGAGTGACGGTCAATTGATTGCACAGGGCGATCACGATCATCTGTTAGAGACCTCCGAGCTATATCAACAGATTTATGCATCCCAATTTGGAAAGGAGGAACGAGAGCATGTGGAAAGCACTAACTGA